A region of Drosophila mauritiana strain mau12 chromosome 3L, ASM438214v1, whole genome shotgun sequence DNA encodes the following proteins:
- the LOC117138986 gene encoding uncharacterized protein LOC117138986 isoform X1, translated as MQSLDSSCQEADFIINDTLKKLKGSSNADHVQGLAVHAHGSGVHQTQFVQYGSSGSSPQLQPQQSYHQLHPTLQQQQFASSSSKSYLETSLLQAIPQIPAQPPICIFDDDESPTEGTGGSLGSLLTEPTSATPSGLPTAIAPSPSSCSSSTTTMSNFNSITSPSPVVPDLLLSTPPGVNSSLSNSSTGAASVSSKKSEKRPPSANSTASGGGHHLHHHHLHQTHNHHVLASPTSSPSKRQKSNSSSKESSSSSRSSAIPAASVSAATSSSQSARAGAGAASSNSNSKPPSSVCQSGNSKFFNLHEKIRDLYLQLLSNDLNYFAETGLKQRTRSFTLERLVDREKLNTIVVNLYPGNKGYSLALHYDEHMVLNPQTNEWSTTDKDETSTDAAGLGAGTVSHRSRTKPPSQDESQSKAEAGHAKHDYGLVEVLRWPYENDLLLQCIDREMLPEFLMDLLVAETVSLSDGEGTRVYAKPSVFYAGCVIAQIRDFRQTFATSTNICDMKHILLRPTNATLFAEVQQMGSQLPAEDKLALESQLVLATAEPLCLEPDPSIGRQAINSQHQRQLYNSHELRRQMKKFTQTAINRKRKLDQFTHHHGLELCDYLARLRQRPRTGSSSGGGNATPATAPTNNPLVGAMLSSFTSKVPRRPHEVIRPIRPPTLEYPANLKVPEHVISVEKYAKAYEPLNEFSEACKDGCQPNCRHNFQPQLVEEYILETEREASEGRRALYHIKLSIFQRPSDAEYLGELYVDRDYREGERNGESCRFALGTRVHANRYIQQFREIFTEEGRKAVKITHLIPGHVPIVTHTGLTNEQRILLQQQQQQQQRQAQMQQQQQQQQQVVVVANPQQQSQQQQQPQQAAQQLSATVHHVALPRQQITQKTLNLAGSNVINVQQNFRQQSAQQQQPQTYTIEAPQQAAAQIVPQQQQQQQQQQQHIHLQQLATGSSNTSTTTHQVSLSNGSLVLVQQQQPQQQSQQLAQALQHSGITIQPATIQQQQQQVKGTSVVGANSALRAQLNSNVPILQTQLKVQQQQIMQKQQQQQTTATSNNNNNNNNNNNMNNNTAIHPNPAINAIVNSIMNSANQYQQQQQQQQQQQQHQQQTGNTSSNNNAAGSGGSTNNNGSSTSATTLKNSSNASILNLLNSAPAAMTSTPVASGTFTTSTGQQQPQTLTLVQHQQQSTSNTADAATATYVQTTRGTPTLVSTQRKQQSSEVLQNLLNANRKIGSGGTTTFRTNSAGNLIAVNLNQAGQSHHQQTGDGSQTVRVSMSALASQLASPPAVMTNPTTSYTVISSGNSAAAAAAWIQSPTGPVQQRILSSLRRDSTTAPPNAIVVGMAAPSPGSDSNASNASGFAVPNNLASTSSGGGGGGGALSALLTNAATPSPSGSDHSQSSQTHQNQALLERLSNVTSNVSAVSMPHVSPQQPQPTQQFITKTIVHSPATSSIHSPMSSPHPQPSASPQQQQQQQQQQTTATLNLQGINLSQLQGAMANFAGLQNVQVQIPGFTQPISLQFSGNSLQQQQSGNTATGAGTAQGQQRSVLVSVPVSSQQQQLPHTITLQTQSTPHHQQQHQQTQQQHAPPTGTIVSLPSSGPGTQTVVITNNSGGGVTTGSSTSGSAGGGGGSGATTAMLTLPIAQIVGAGVQKLNPQTIRTSNVGGGIGIAQQTVQQQTIQSQSGGNSTAAIQLLGTIQPRARNVQVVGTKQLANRQLITTQRQIGGSTLKIATTPVNAANVVTSSANLTTTPIVMSAQKLQLKTVKAPVQQQQQPQQQQQQLQQQHRILNQQSTATVSSQTLPSPNQVQVAQQQQQQLQHIQIAGRATTASGAISQRTLTALAAAKQQQQQQQQQQQAAVNRRRSTTDATK; from the exons ATGCAAAGCCTGGACTCCTCATGCCAAGAAGCCGAC TTTATTATAAATGACACGCTCAAAAAGTTAAAGGGTTCCAGCAACGCGGACCATGTCCAGGGCCTAGCGGTCCACGCCCACGGTTCGGGCGTCCACCAGACGCAGTTCGTCCAGTACGGCTCGTCTGGATCCTCGCCGCAGCTGCAGCCGCAGCAGTCCTACCATCAGCTGCATCCCAcgctccagcagcagcagttcgCCTCCTCGAGCAGCAAATCGTACCTGGAGACCAGCCTGTTGCAGGCTATACCACAGATTCCTGCCCAGCCGCCCATTTGCATCTTCGATGACGACGAGTCCCCCACCGAGGGCACTGGCGGCTCACTGGGCAGCCTGCTCACGGAGCCGACCTCGGCCACGCCCAGCGGCCTGCCCACTGCAATTGCTCCGTCGCCctcctcgtgctcatcctccACCACAACGATGTCGAACTTCAACTCAATCACGTCGCCGTCGCCGGTGGTGCCCGATCTCCTGCTGTCGACACCGCCGGGCGTTAACTCCAGTCTGAGCAATAGCTCAACGGGAGCGGCCAGTGTGTCCAGTAAGAAGTCCGAGAAGCGGCCACCTTCCGCCAACTCAACAGCCAGTGGCGGCGGCCACCACCTGCACCATCATCACCTCCACCAGACGCACAATCACCATGTCCTGGCATCGCCCACGTCGTCGCCCAGCAAGCGCCAGAAGTCCAATAGCAGTAGCAAGGAGAGCAGCTCCTCTAGTCGCAGCTCAGCTATACCCGCCGCATCAGTCTCCGCAGCCACCTCGTCGTCGCAATCAGCGCGCGCTGGCGCCGGCGCTGCCTCCTCAAATAGCAACAGCAAGCCACCTTCCTCCGTCTGCCAGTCGGGCAACAGCAAGTTCTTTAATCTGCACGAGAAAATAAGGGACCTGTACCTGCAACTGCTGAGCAACGACCTAAACTACTTTGCCGAGACAGGG CTAAAGCAGCGCACCCGATCATTTACACTGGAGCGGTTGGTGGATCGGGAGAAGCTCAACACGATTGTGGTCAACTTGTATCCCGGCAACAAGGGATACTCGCTGGCCCTGCATTATGACGAGCACATGGTGCTAAATCCGCAAACGAATGAATGGTCCACCACGGACAAGGACGAGACCTCGACCGATGCTGCGGGATTGGGTGCGGGAACGGTCAGTCATCGGAGTCGGACCAAGCCGCCATCCCAGGACGAAAGTCAATCCAAGGCGGAGGCGGGTCACGCCAAACACGATTATGGACTCGTGGAGGTGCTTCGGTGGCCCTACGAGAACGATTTGCTGCTGCAATGCATCGATCGTGAAATGCTGCCGGAGTTTTTAATGGATCTACTCGTAGCGGAGACCGTCAGTTTGTCGGATGGCGAGGGAACACGGGTATACGCCAAGCCGAGCGTCTTCTATGCCGGCTGCGTTATCGCCCAGATCCGCGACTTCCGCCAGACATTTGCCACCTCAACGAATATCTGTGATATGAAGCACATCCTGCTCAGGCCCACAAACGCCACCCTATTCGCGGAAGTGCAGCAAATGGGCAGCCAGTTGCCGGCGGAGGACAAGCTCGCCCTGGAGAGCCAGCTGGTGTTGGCCACGGCGGAGCCGCTGTGTCTGGAGCCGGATCCCAGCATAGGGCGGCAGGCCATCAACTCCCAGCATCAGCGTCAGCTATACAACTCCCACGAGCTGCGGCGCCAGATGAAGAAGTTCACCCAAACGGCCATCAATCGGAAGCGCAAGTTAGACCAATTCACTCATCATCACGGACTGGAATTGTGCGATTACTTGGCTCGCCTGCGCCAGCGACCGCGGACGGGAAGTAGCAGTGGAGGCGGCAACGCCACACCGGCCACGGCGCCCACCAACAATCCGCTGGTGGGGGCCATGCTCTCGTCGTTCACATCGAAGGTACCCCGGCGACCACACGAGGTCATACGGCCCATTCGTCCGCCCACACTGGAGTATCCCGCCAATCTAAAGGTGCCCGAGCACGTGATCAGCGTGGAAAAGTATGCCAAGGCCTACGAGCCCCTTAACGAATTCAGTGAGGCCTGCAAGGACGGTTGTCAGCCCAACTGTCGTCATAACTTCCAACCGCAGCTGGTCGAGGAATACATTCTTGAGACGGAGCGGGAGGCGAGTGAAGGCCGGCGGGCTCTATACCACATAAAGCTGTCCATCTTCCAGCGCCCCTCCGATGCAGAGTATCTCGGCGAGCTTTATGTGGACCGAGATTACCGGGAGGGCGAGCGAAATGGCGAGTCGTGCCGCTTTGCGCTGGGCACTCGGGTGCATGCCAATCGATACATTCAACAGTTCCGCGAGATCTTCACCGAGGAGGGACGTAAGGCGGTCAAAATCACGCATTTGATACCCGGGCATGTGCCAATTGTGACTCACACGGGATTGACGAATGAGCAACGGATCCtcttgcagcagcaacaacagcagcagcagcgtcaAGCtcaaatgcagcagcagcaacaacaacagcaacaagtcgttgttgttgccaatCCGCAGCAACAatcgcaacaacaacagcagccacaacaaGCGGCGCAGCAGTTATCCGCCACAGTGCATCATGTTGCACTGCCGCGACAACAAATAACTCAAAAGACCCTCAATTTGGCTGGAAGTAATGTAATCAATGTACAACAAAACTTTCGACAACAAtcagcgcagcagcagcagccgcaaacATACACAATTGAGGCCCCGCAGCAAGCTGCAGCACAGATTGTcccgcaacaacaacagcagcagcagcagcaacaacaacacattCATCTTCAGCAGTTggccaccggcagcagcaatACCTCCACAACAACACACCAAGTAAGCCTCAGCAATGGTTCCCTGGTCCttgtgcaacagcagcagccacagcagcagtCGCAACAGCTGGCACAGGCGCTGCAACACTCGGGCATAACCATCCAGCCCGCCACcattcagcagcagcagcagcaggtgaaGGGCACTTCCGTGGTGGGGGCCAATTCAGCGCTGCGTGCCCAGCTCAACTCAAATGTGCCAATACTG CAAACGCAACTGaaagtgcagcagcaacagattatgcagaagcaacagcaacaacagacaACTGCCACtagtaacaacaacaacaacaataataacaataacaatatgAACAACAATACGGCCATACATCCGAATCCTGCAATAAACGCCATAGTCAACAGCATTATGAACTCTGCCAACCAgtaccagcaacaacaacagcagcagcaacaacagcagcagcatcagcagcaaa CGGGGAATACGtcaagcaacaacaatgctGCAGGGTCAGGCGGCAGCACCAACAATAACGGAAGCAGCACCAGTGCCACAACACTCAAGAACTCCAGCAATGCGTCAATTTTAAACCTGCTCAACAGTGCTCCAGCTGCGATGACCAGCACACCCGTGGCCAGTGGAACGTTCACCACCTCCACCGGCCAGCAGCAACCGCAGACGCTGACGCTTgtgcagcaccagcaacagTCGACGTCGAACACTGCCGATGCGGCCACTGCTACGTATGTGCAGACCACCCGTGGAACACCCACGCTGGTGAGTACGCAGCGGAAGCAGCAGTCCAGCGAAGTGTTGCAAAATCTGTTGAACGCCAATCGAAAGATTGGTAGTGGAGGCACCACAACGTTTCGAACAAACTCCGCGGGCAATTTGATAGCTGTCAACCTCAACCAAGCCGGGCAGTCGCATCACCAACAGACAGGCGACGGCAGCCAGACAGTGAGAGTGTCCATGTCGGCGCTTGCCTCGCAGTTGGCCTCTCCGCCCGCAGTGATGACAAACCCCACCACCAGCTACACAGTGATCTCGTCGGGTAACAGTGccgcggcggcggcagcatgGATTCAGAGCCCAACGGGCCCAGTTCAGCAGCGCATTCTGAGCTCCCTAAGAAGAGACAGCACCACAGCGCCGCCCAACGCCATTGTGGTGGGCATGGCGGCTCCATCTCCAGGTAGCGATTCGAACGCCTCGAATGCCAGTGGCTTTGCTGTGCCAAACAATCTGGCGTCCACCTCaagtggtggtggcggcggcggtggagcCCTGTCCGCCTTGCTTACCAATGCAGCAACTCCCTCGCCATCGGGCTCGGATCACTCGCAGTCGTCGCAGACGCACCAAAACCAAGCCCTGCTGGAGCGCCTGAGCAATGTCACATCGAACGTATCCGCCGTATCCATGCCGCACGTGTCGCCGCAACAGCCGCAGCCAACGCAGCAGTTCATCACGAAAACCATCGTTCACTCTCCCGCCACATCTTCGATACACTCGCCCATGTCTAGTCCGCATCCGCAGCCCTCTGCCtcaccgcagcagcaacaacagcagcagcagcaacagaccACCGCCACACTGAATTTGCAGGGCATCAATCTGTCTCAACTGCAGGGCGCTATGGCTAACTTTGCCGGCCTGCAGAATGTCCAGGTGCAGATCCCCGGCTTCACACAGCCCATTTCGCTCCAGTTCTCCGGCAACagtttgcagcagcagcagtcgggGAATACGGCTACTGGTGCGGGCACAGCGCAGGGCCAACAGCGAAGTGTCCTGGTCTCGGTTCCAGTCTccagccagcaacagcaactgccaCACACCATAACGCTGCAAACGCAGTCGACGccgcaccaccagcagcagcatcagcagacTCAGCAGCAACATGCCCCACCAACGGGCACCATTGTGAGCCTGCCCTCGTCGGGACCTGGCACTCAGACGGTCGTCATTACGAATAACTCCGGCGGAGGAGTGACGACGGGAAGCAGCACCAGTGGCAGTGCGGGCGGCGGTGGAGGATCGGGGGCCACAACGGCCATGCTGACCCTTCCCATTG CTCAAATAGTCGGTGCCGGTGTACAGAAACTAAATCCTCAAACAATACGTACCTCAAATGTTGGTGGTGGTATAGGTATCGCCCAGCAAACGGTCCAGCAGCAGACGATCCAGTCGCAGTCAGGCGGCAACAGCACCGCGGCCATCCAGCTGCTGGGCACCATACAGCCGCGCGC
- the LOC117138986 gene encoding uncharacterized protein LOC117138986 isoform X2: MQSLDSSCQEADFIINDTLKKLKGSSNADHVQGLAVHAHGSGVHQTQFVQYGSSGSSPQLQPQQSYHQLHPTLQQQQFASSSSKSYLETSLLQAIPQIPAQPPICIFDDDESPTEGTGGSLGSLLTEPTSATPSGLPTAIAPSPSSCSSSTTTMSNFNSITSPSPVVPDLLLSTPPGVNSSLSNSSTGAASVSSKKSEKRPPSANSTASGGGHHLHHHHLHQTHNHHVLASPTSSPSKRQKSNSSSKESSSSSRSSAIPAASVSAATSSSQSARAGAGAASSNSNSKPPSSVCQSGNSKFFNLHEKIRDLYLQLLSNDLNYFAETGLKQRTRSFTLERLVDREKLNTIVVNLYPGNKGYSLALHYDEHMVLNPQTNEWSTTDKDETSTDAAGLGAGTVSHRSRTKPPSQDESQSKAEAGHAKHDYGLVEVLRWPYENDLLLQCIDREMLPEFLMDLLVAETVSLSDGEGTRVYAKPSVFYAGCVIAQIRDFRQTFATSTNICDMKHILLRPTNATLFAEVQQMGSQLPAEDKLALESQLVLATAEPLCLEPDPSIGRQAINSQHQRQLYNSHELRRQMKKFTQTAINRKRKLDQFTHHHGLELCDYLARLRQRPRTGSSSGGGNATPATAPTNNPLVGAMLSSFTSKVPRRPHEVIRPIRPPTLEYPANLKVPEHVISVEKYAKAYEPLNEFSEACKDGCQPNCRHNFQPQLVEEYILETEREASEGRRALYHIKLSIFQRPSDAEYLGELYVDRDYREGERNGESCRFALGTRVHANRYIQQFREIFTEEGRKAVKITHLIPGHVPIVTHTGLTNEQRILLQQQQQQQQRQAQMQQQQQQQQQVVVVANPQQQSQQQQQPQQAAQQLSATVHHVALPRQQITQKTLNLAGSNVINVQQNFRQQSAQQQQPQTYTIEAPQQAAAQIVPQQQQQQQQQQQHIHLQQLATGSSNTSTTTHQVSLSNGSLVLVQQQQPQQQSQQLAQALQHSGITIQPATIQQQQQQVKGTSVVGANSALRAQLNSNVPILQTQLKVQQQQIMQKQQQQQTTATSNNNNNNNNNNNMNNNTAIHPNPAINAIVNSIMNSANQYQQQQQQQQQQQQHQQQTGNTSSNNNAAGSGGSTNNNGSSTSATTLKNSSNASILNLLNSAPAAMTSTPVASGTFTTSTGQQQPQTLTLVQHQQQSTSNTADAATATYVQTTRGTPTLVSTQRKQQSSEVLQNLLNANRKIGSGGTTTFRTNSAGNLIAVNLNQAGQSHHQQTGDGSQTVRVSMSALASQLASPPAVMTNPTTSYTVISSGNSAAAAAAWIQSPTGPVQQRILSSLRRDSTTAPPNAIVVGMAAPSPGSDSNASNASGFAVPNNLASTSSGGGGGGGALSALLTNAATPSPSGSDHSQSSQTHQNQALLERLSNVTSNVSAVSMPHVSPQQPQPTQQFITKTIVHSPATSSIHSPMSSPHPQPSASPQQQQQQQQQQTTATLNLQGINLSQLQGAMANFAGLQNVQVQIPGFTQPISLQFSGNSLQQQQSGNTATGAGTAQGQQRSVLVSVPVSSQQQQLPHTITLQTQSTPHHQQQHQQTQQQHAPPTGTIVSLPSSGPGTQTVVITNNSGGGVTTGSSTSGSAGGGGGSGATTAMLTLPIV, translated from the exons ATGCAAAGCCTGGACTCCTCATGCCAAGAAGCCGAC TTTATTATAAATGACACGCTCAAAAAGTTAAAGGGTTCCAGCAACGCGGACCATGTCCAGGGCCTAGCGGTCCACGCCCACGGTTCGGGCGTCCACCAGACGCAGTTCGTCCAGTACGGCTCGTCTGGATCCTCGCCGCAGCTGCAGCCGCAGCAGTCCTACCATCAGCTGCATCCCAcgctccagcagcagcagttcgCCTCCTCGAGCAGCAAATCGTACCTGGAGACCAGCCTGTTGCAGGCTATACCACAGATTCCTGCCCAGCCGCCCATTTGCATCTTCGATGACGACGAGTCCCCCACCGAGGGCACTGGCGGCTCACTGGGCAGCCTGCTCACGGAGCCGACCTCGGCCACGCCCAGCGGCCTGCCCACTGCAATTGCTCCGTCGCCctcctcgtgctcatcctccACCACAACGATGTCGAACTTCAACTCAATCACGTCGCCGTCGCCGGTGGTGCCCGATCTCCTGCTGTCGACACCGCCGGGCGTTAACTCCAGTCTGAGCAATAGCTCAACGGGAGCGGCCAGTGTGTCCAGTAAGAAGTCCGAGAAGCGGCCACCTTCCGCCAACTCAACAGCCAGTGGCGGCGGCCACCACCTGCACCATCATCACCTCCACCAGACGCACAATCACCATGTCCTGGCATCGCCCACGTCGTCGCCCAGCAAGCGCCAGAAGTCCAATAGCAGTAGCAAGGAGAGCAGCTCCTCTAGTCGCAGCTCAGCTATACCCGCCGCATCAGTCTCCGCAGCCACCTCGTCGTCGCAATCAGCGCGCGCTGGCGCCGGCGCTGCCTCCTCAAATAGCAACAGCAAGCCACCTTCCTCCGTCTGCCAGTCGGGCAACAGCAAGTTCTTTAATCTGCACGAGAAAATAAGGGACCTGTACCTGCAACTGCTGAGCAACGACCTAAACTACTTTGCCGAGACAGGG CTAAAGCAGCGCACCCGATCATTTACACTGGAGCGGTTGGTGGATCGGGAGAAGCTCAACACGATTGTGGTCAACTTGTATCCCGGCAACAAGGGATACTCGCTGGCCCTGCATTATGACGAGCACATGGTGCTAAATCCGCAAACGAATGAATGGTCCACCACGGACAAGGACGAGACCTCGACCGATGCTGCGGGATTGGGTGCGGGAACGGTCAGTCATCGGAGTCGGACCAAGCCGCCATCCCAGGACGAAAGTCAATCCAAGGCGGAGGCGGGTCACGCCAAACACGATTATGGACTCGTGGAGGTGCTTCGGTGGCCCTACGAGAACGATTTGCTGCTGCAATGCATCGATCGTGAAATGCTGCCGGAGTTTTTAATGGATCTACTCGTAGCGGAGACCGTCAGTTTGTCGGATGGCGAGGGAACACGGGTATACGCCAAGCCGAGCGTCTTCTATGCCGGCTGCGTTATCGCCCAGATCCGCGACTTCCGCCAGACATTTGCCACCTCAACGAATATCTGTGATATGAAGCACATCCTGCTCAGGCCCACAAACGCCACCCTATTCGCGGAAGTGCAGCAAATGGGCAGCCAGTTGCCGGCGGAGGACAAGCTCGCCCTGGAGAGCCAGCTGGTGTTGGCCACGGCGGAGCCGCTGTGTCTGGAGCCGGATCCCAGCATAGGGCGGCAGGCCATCAACTCCCAGCATCAGCGTCAGCTATACAACTCCCACGAGCTGCGGCGCCAGATGAAGAAGTTCACCCAAACGGCCATCAATCGGAAGCGCAAGTTAGACCAATTCACTCATCATCACGGACTGGAATTGTGCGATTACTTGGCTCGCCTGCGCCAGCGACCGCGGACGGGAAGTAGCAGTGGAGGCGGCAACGCCACACCGGCCACGGCGCCCACCAACAATCCGCTGGTGGGGGCCATGCTCTCGTCGTTCACATCGAAGGTACCCCGGCGACCACACGAGGTCATACGGCCCATTCGTCCGCCCACACTGGAGTATCCCGCCAATCTAAAGGTGCCCGAGCACGTGATCAGCGTGGAAAAGTATGCCAAGGCCTACGAGCCCCTTAACGAATTCAGTGAGGCCTGCAAGGACGGTTGTCAGCCCAACTGTCGTCATAACTTCCAACCGCAGCTGGTCGAGGAATACATTCTTGAGACGGAGCGGGAGGCGAGTGAAGGCCGGCGGGCTCTATACCACATAAAGCTGTCCATCTTCCAGCGCCCCTCCGATGCAGAGTATCTCGGCGAGCTTTATGTGGACCGAGATTACCGGGAGGGCGAGCGAAATGGCGAGTCGTGCCGCTTTGCGCTGGGCACTCGGGTGCATGCCAATCGATACATTCAACAGTTCCGCGAGATCTTCACCGAGGAGGGACGTAAGGCGGTCAAAATCACGCATTTGATACCCGGGCATGTGCCAATTGTGACTCACACGGGATTGACGAATGAGCAACGGATCCtcttgcagcagcaacaacagcagcagcagcgtcaAGCtcaaatgcagcagcagcaacaacaacagcaacaagtcgttgttgttgccaatCCGCAGCAACAatcgcaacaacaacagcagccacaacaaGCGGCGCAGCAGTTATCCGCCACAGTGCATCATGTTGCACTGCCGCGACAACAAATAACTCAAAAGACCCTCAATTTGGCTGGAAGTAATGTAATCAATGTACAACAAAACTTTCGACAACAAtcagcgcagcagcagcagccgcaaacATACACAATTGAGGCCCCGCAGCAAGCTGCAGCACAGATTGTcccgcaacaacaacagcagcagcagcagcaacaacaacacattCATCTTCAGCAGTTggccaccggcagcagcaatACCTCCACAACAACACACCAAGTAAGCCTCAGCAATGGTTCCCTGGTCCttgtgcaacagcagcagccacagcagcagtCGCAACAGCTGGCACAGGCGCTGCAACACTCGGGCATAACCATCCAGCCCGCCACcattcagcagcagcagcagcaggtgaaGGGCACTTCCGTGGTGGGGGCCAATTCAGCGCTGCGTGCCCAGCTCAACTCAAATGTGCCAATACTG CAAACGCAACTGaaagtgcagcagcaacagattatgcagaagcaacagcaacaacagacaACTGCCACtagtaacaacaacaacaacaataataacaataacaatatgAACAACAATACGGCCATACATCCGAATCCTGCAATAAACGCCATAGTCAACAGCATTATGAACTCTGCCAACCAgtaccagcaacaacaacagcagcagcaacaacagcagcagcatcagcagcaaa CGGGGAATACGtcaagcaacaacaatgctGCAGGGTCAGGCGGCAGCACCAACAATAACGGAAGCAGCACCAGTGCCACAACACTCAAGAACTCCAGCAATGCGTCAATTTTAAACCTGCTCAACAGTGCTCCAGCTGCGATGACCAGCACACCCGTGGCCAGTGGAACGTTCACCACCTCCACCGGCCAGCAGCAACCGCAGACGCTGACGCTTgtgcagcaccagcaacagTCGACGTCGAACACTGCCGATGCGGCCACTGCTACGTATGTGCAGACCACCCGTGGAACACCCACGCTGGTGAGTACGCAGCGGAAGCAGCAGTCCAGCGAAGTGTTGCAAAATCTGTTGAACGCCAATCGAAAGATTGGTAGTGGAGGCACCACAACGTTTCGAACAAACTCCGCGGGCAATTTGATAGCTGTCAACCTCAACCAAGCCGGGCAGTCGCATCACCAACAGACAGGCGACGGCAGCCAGACAGTGAGAGTGTCCATGTCGGCGCTTGCCTCGCAGTTGGCCTCTCCGCCCGCAGTGATGACAAACCCCACCACCAGCTACACAGTGATCTCGTCGGGTAACAGTGccgcggcggcggcagcatgGATTCAGAGCCCAACGGGCCCAGTTCAGCAGCGCATTCTGAGCTCCCTAAGAAGAGACAGCACCACAGCGCCGCCCAACGCCATTGTGGTGGGCATGGCGGCTCCATCTCCAGGTAGCGATTCGAACGCCTCGAATGCCAGTGGCTTTGCTGTGCCAAACAATCTGGCGTCCACCTCaagtggtggtggcggcggcggtggagcCCTGTCCGCCTTGCTTACCAATGCAGCAACTCCCTCGCCATCGGGCTCGGATCACTCGCAGTCGTCGCAGACGCACCAAAACCAAGCCCTGCTGGAGCGCCTGAGCAATGTCACATCGAACGTATCCGCCGTATCCATGCCGCACGTGTCGCCGCAACAGCCGCAGCCAACGCAGCAGTTCATCACGAAAACCATCGTTCACTCTCCCGCCACATCTTCGATACACTCGCCCATGTCTAGTCCGCATCCGCAGCCCTCTGCCtcaccgcagcagcaacaacagcagcagcagcaacagaccACCGCCACACTGAATTTGCAGGGCATCAATCTGTCTCAACTGCAGGGCGCTATGGCTAACTTTGCCGGCCTGCAGAATGTCCAGGTGCAGATCCCCGGCTTCACACAGCCCATTTCGCTCCAGTTCTCCGGCAACagtttgcagcagcagcagtcgggGAATACGGCTACTGGTGCGGGCACAGCGCAGGGCCAACAGCGAAGTGTCCTGGTCTCGGTTCCAGTCTccagccagcaacagcaactgccaCACACCATAACGCTGCAAACGCAGTCGACGccgcaccaccagcagcagcatcagcagacTCAGCAGCAACATGCCCCACCAACGGGCACCATTGTGAGCCTGCCCTCGTCGGGACCTGGCACTCAGACGGTCGTCATTACGAATAACTCCGGCGGAGGAGTGACGACGGGAAGCAGCACCAGTGGCAGTGCGGGCGGCGGTGGAGGATCGGGGGCCACAACGGCCATGCTGACCCTTCCCATTG TTTGA